A stretch of DNA from Paenibacillus albus:
AATCATACATATCGATTTGCCGGCTATTCGCCCAACCATCATCGTGCTTCTCATCCTCTCCGTCGGCGGTTTGCTCAGCGTAGGCTTCGAGAAAGTGTTCCTGCTGCAAAATATGATCAATCTGGAAACCTCTGAAGTTATCTCCACTTACGTGTATAAAATCGGTCTTGTGAACACGAATTTCAGCTTTGCGGTTGCAGTCGGTTTATTCAATTCCATTGTCGGCTTCATCCTGATCTTCTCCACCAACCTGCTAGCCAGAAGATATTCCGACTCCAGCTTGTTCTAATGAAGGGGGACTCCAAGTGAACCATGCAATTCGCATTCGAGAATCCTGGGAAGATCGGCTTCTCCTAACGATTGTATATGTGGCGCTCGGCCTTGTTACGATAGCCGTCGCTTACCCGATTATCTTTATCATCAGCTCTTCCTTTAGCTCTTCCTCCGCCGTTATGGGCGGCAAAGTATGGTTCCTGCCCGTGGAGCCGACTTTGTACGGTTACTCGGCGGTGTTCAAGTATAAGCAGATTTGGACCGGTTACTTGAACTCCATCTTCTATACCGGCGTCGGTTCGACGCTCAGCGTCGCGCTTACGATCATGATGGCGTACCCGATCTCGAGAAAGACGTTCGTCGGCCGGAATATCTTCGTATGGCTTCTGCTGTTTGCGATGCTGTTCAGCGGCGGACTCATTCCGTATTACTTGGTCGTTCGTAATTTGCATTTGCTCGGTACGGCATGGGCGATGATTTTGCCAGGTGCACTAAGCATCTTCTCGGTCATTGTCGCGAAGACGTTCTTCCAGTCCTCGATTCCGAACGATCTGTACGAAGCGGCCCAAATCGACGGCTGCACGGACGCCGGATTTCTGTTCAGAGTGGTGCTGTTTCTGTCGAAGCCGGTTATCGCTGTGCTGTTTCTTTGGTCGGCGGTCGGTAACTGGAACTCATACTTCAATGCTTTGATTTTCCTTAATGACGCCAGCAAGTACCCCTTGCAGCTTGTTCTTCGGGAGATTCTGGTCGTCAACAATGTGGATACAAGCTCGATGTCGCTAAGCGCTGAGCAGCTGAAGCATTTTGAAGATATGAAGACGCTGCTGAAGTACTCGGTCATCGTAATTTCAAGCATTCCAGTTCTCATTCTGTATCCGTTCATTCAAAAGTATTTCGTTCAGGGGGTGATGGTCGGGGCGATTAAGGAATAGTCCACCGTCTGAGAATAGATCGTTGGCTTAGCAGCAAGTAGCTTCATCCATTCATGCATGTAGTGTTTGTTTGAGACAATTCAGGAGGGGTGTTCATGTTGCGTATTACTAAACTTCTTGTAGTTACGGCACTTATCAGCATCTTATTAATGGTTTCTGCTTGTTCTTCCAATAACGGCAACGATAATAGCGGAAGCACGGCGTCCAATGACTCGGCTTCAACGAATGCGAATTCCGGAAATACCGGTGCTGCAGTCGATCAGGAGAAAGTTGTGGATGTTTCGTTCTTCGCGGTGCCTGGCGGCGATATCGTAGATTTGAAAACAAACTGGTTCACCAAGTATGTGAAAGACAATTTCAAGCTGGATATTTCGTTCCAAATCGCACCTTCGAGCGATGCGGCGACTAAGCAGTCTTTGCTGCTCTCAAGCGGTGACTATCCGGATGTATTCTGGAGTGCGAACTTCTCGCCTTCCGATATTTTGAAGTACTCGAAGCAAGGGATTATCGTACCGCTTAACAAGTATATCGACGAATATGCACCGAATCTGGCAAAAGCAATCGAGAGCGCACCGGGTTTGAAGTCTGCGATTACAGCTCCGGACGGCAACATCTATGGCCTGCCGAACTACAACACTTGCTGGCACTGCTTCTGGGGGAACAAAGCATGGATCGATAAGAGCCTGCTGGACAAATTCAATTTGCAAATGCCTGCGACAACGGAAGATTTCGAGCATGTGATGCAAGTATTCAAGGACAACGGCGTTACAGGCTACTCCGGTTCTTCGGATGGCTATGACGTCATTCCATTCCTGATGAATGCATTCACTTATGATAACGCTTCCGATTACTTTGATGTGCAGGACGGCAAGGTGTCGTATGCGCCAACAACTGATGGCTGGAAGAAAGGTCTTGCTTATCTGAACGACCTGTATGAAAAAGGATTGATTGATAAGCAATCGCTTAGCCAGAAGGGCGATATTGTGAAGCAGTTGGCTGCACAAGGTAAAGTCGGCGTCGTTCCGTCCCTTTACAGCGGTGCTTTCTTAGATATGAACGGCCCGAATTATAAGAACTGGGTAACGATTCCGCCGCTTACAGGTCCAGATGGTGTGCAATATGCAGCCTTCAGCGGCAACAGCCCAAGATCACTCTCCTTCGCAGTTACGAACAAAGCATCGGAAGAGGCAATCGTAAGACTGATGAAGCTTGTGAACTTTATCTATACACCTGAAGGCACGCAGATGATGAACTACGGTCCTGAAGGCAAGTATTGGACGAAAGCAGAGAATGGCGTTAAAGGTCTAGGCGGCGAACAGGCTCTGTTCATTACGCAGTCTGATAAATTCTATTCCGCTGGCGCGAAGCAGAATGAAGGCTGGAACCAAATGGGCCCGGTATTCCAAGATATGACGTGGAGAAACGGCTTCGTTAAAGCGACGTCTCCATTCACAGCTGACGGTCTGGAATCCTTGCTGCTGCTGGAAACGATGAAGAATTATGCAGGACACCAGCCGAAGGAAGTATACCCAGGCGCGATCTATATGGAGGATGCGCAGAACCAGAAATTCGCGCTGCTCAAAACCAACATCGAGCAATACATGAAGCAGTGGACGGCGCAGTTCATTCTCGGCAACAAATCGGTAGATAAAAATTGGCAGGAATATGTGGACGGCTTCAAGAAGCTGGACCTCGACGGCTATCTGAAGATCGCGCAAGATGCGATGACGACGCCTTTTGATACATCCGCTTATCAATCCGATTCGAAAACCGTAGAATTCTTGTCTTCGTTGAAATAAGAAGCCTATACAGAGCAGCGATAGTGGAGGGAGAACATACTTTATGAAGATTACGAGCGCGAAGAGCTTTATTCTACATGTTCCGATTACGCCGCCGATCACGGATGCGATTAATGTAGCGACGCACTGGGGCGTAACCGGCGTCCGCATTGAAACGGACGAAGGCATTACCGGATACGGCTATACTGGAACGACCGCTAAGGGCGATGAGATGATTGCCGATACGATTGATCGGTACTATGCACCTGCGCTCGTTGGCAAAGATCCGACCATGATCAAGCAGATTTGGGATGATCTGCGGTTTGGTCCGATGCACTGGATTGGCCGTTCCGGCATCACGCATATGGCGCTAGCGGCAGTTGATATTGCGCTGTGGGATATCGTCTCGAAGGCAGCGAATAAGCCGCTCTGGCAATATCTTGGCGGACATAAGCCGGAGAAGATTAAAGCGTACAATACGAACGGCGGCTGGCTCAACTGGAGCAAGGACCGGCTCATTTCCGACATTACGAGCATCGTGGAGCAAGGCTTCTCTGCGGTGAAAATGAAGGTCGGCAAACCGGATCCACGCGAAGATTTCGACCGCGTTCAGGCAGTGCGCAAGGCGATCGGCGACGACATTGGCCTCATGATCGATGTGAATCAGCAGTGGAATATTACGACTGCGATGACGTGGGGCAAGAAGCTGGAGCAGTTTGATCTGATGTGGCTGGAGGAACCGCTGAACCCGGACGATATTGCGGGGCATCGTAAGCTTGCCGATGAGCTGAACGTGCCGATTGCACTTGGCGAGCATGTTTACAACAAATATGCTTTCCGCGATTACATCCATCAAGGCGCCGTCGAGTATGTGCAGGTCGACGTCACGCGTGTAGGCGGCGTAACCGAATGGCTGCAGGTTGCGGGACTTGCTGCGGCATATGATTTGCCGATCTGTCCACATGTCGGTGATATGGGCCAAATCCATCAACATTTGGTCGCATCGACGCAGAACGCGATCATGCTCGAGTACATCCCGTGGATTCGGCATATTTTTGAAGAGCCGGCTACTGTCGTCGACGGCTACTATAAGCTGCCAGAGCAGCCTGGAGCTTCGACGACGATTATTCCGCGCTACTTTGATGAGTATCGGATTCGGTAGAGGATATGAGGATACGCAGAGAAACTGCCCAGAGTGGGCAGTTTCTCTTTTTTATGTGCACCCAGCACTCTTAGCGCCACGTGGCGGCAGTTTAGTTATTTGAGAGTACTGAATCTGAACTCTCAGAGTCTCAATCGACGATTTTCGGAGCTGAGCGTACAATTTACGCACTCTCAGCTCCGCCTTGCTGCCAAATTCGGCAGTTTCCTTATCTGAGAGTACTGAATCTGCACTCTCAGAGTCTCAATCGGCGATTTTCGGAGCTGAGAGGACGAATTACGCACTCTCAGCTCCGCCCGCCTCCGGTCCCGGCTATCGGCCAATGTTCGCGCCCCGGCTTCCCGCCTGCGCCTTGCTTTTCTTCGGCGCTGAGCGGCGGACGAATGCTCGGGCTATCGTTAATAGCAGCACAGCAACTGCGCTTACGATGTAGACGAGACGGATAGCTGGCAGCTGCGTATCTGTACCTAGCAGATAGCCGTGGAGAAAGGCCATAACGAAGATCGGGTACGAAGAGAGATGGATAAGGAACCACAGCTTCTTCTTCAGTTTATTGCGCAAATCGGTCGTCAGAATGACGATGAGCATGCCGTAAGCTGCCAGAATGCCGAGCCCATTGAGAACAGGATGATTCTGAGCGGCAAAAGGAACAAGGAGCTCCATCCACGAGAAAGGCATATACGTGTCGATGACAGTGAAGACGCCGTGCAAGAGACCGACCGCTGTTCCGCTAATCGTCAGGAAGCTGTGCAGCTTGTATATATCTGCCTTGCTCTCCCGCGACCACTGCGGGAAGCTATATAGAATGCCGAGGCAGATGCCAAGCGCGATCATCACATAAGATGCGACGCCGAGCGTGCGGATAATCGGCCATGTGGGCAAGTTCACGAAGAATGAATTCATAGCTAGGTGACACCTCTTTCTTTGTCTAAGGGAGCCAATGGGCGTGATCGATGGTGACGCCGCGCCATTTGGACGATGACTCAAAGGAGGAGCGGCTGCCGCAGTAATGGACGCGACGGTCCGTAGCGAACAACAGCGCTTCATAATGCTCTGTCTTATTCTTGAATAGCCGAGTTCCTTCGGCAGCACCAAGAATGCAAATCGTCTTCGCCCATACCTCGCAAGCGACGGCGTCCGGGCCGGTCACTGTGCATTGCACGACATCGCTGCGGCTTGGCTGCAAGGTTCGCGGGTCTAGCAGATGATGCTGCTCATTGCCGTCTGCTGCATTCCAGCGTCTTCCGAGCTTGCTCGAAGTTGCTGCCGCTCCGTCGCGGAGAGCAAGGACGCCATAATCTTCTTCAGGCTGCCATGGATGCTCAATCGCCACCAGCCATGGGTCGGATTCTGGAGCGCCCCAGACAGCGAGGTCGCCGCCGGCATTGATCATTCCTTGCGTAACGGCTAGCTTCTGTTTCATGTAGTTCGCCAGACGCAGAACGGACCAGCCTTTGACGATGCCGCCCAAGTCGAGCGGGGCGTGCAGCAAGACGGATTTCATTCTTGGATCAATATCCATACAATCAGGAGGATGGGGAAGGACGGCATCCACATTCATCGCTGCAAAAGAAGACTTCGCTCCTGCATCCGCAGCCATGGAAGCTGCTGCGATAAGCTCGAATGAACGGTCGTAGCCGCAAGTCTCAATCGCTTCGAGCATACACAGATCGAAGATCCCGTCAGTCTCGCTTCTGTAATGCTCCGCCAGTTGGAGCACCTCCAGCATCGCATCCGAGATCATGCAGCGCTCGCCCATGAACCGATTCAGCTGGCTCAGCTCGCTCTCTTCCCAGAAGCGGGTGAAGCGTCGCTCCGTCTTCCGGAACCAATCCTCGGCGAATCTCCCTATGCCGCGGACCTTGGCCTGCTGAGCCATGACGAACTTCACTTCAATCTTCGTATTCATCGCAGTTGTGCGGAATTGATGCAGCGTTGTACTCACTTTCACCTTCGAATGGCCTCCTCACTTGTGTGACATCAACTAACTCGCGCTTGTTAAGAGCGTTCCGTTCGCGTATGTCTAGATGGAGACAACGCCTCTCCGCCCCCGAACGAGCCTGAACGATCACTGCTTCGATTATCGTTGAACCTATCTTCATACCCGCCGCCGCCATTGTCGGCATCGTTATTATGTTCATCGCTGAAGTAGCTGTTGATATCATCATCATTCATGACAGAATCAGGTGTATTCGAGTCATCCATCACCGAAGGAGGGGACTGCGGCGTCTGCTCGGCATACGCCTCCTTGAAGGTCCCGCTCGTTCGCACTTCTTGGAACAGAAGCACAATCCCGAGTGAGGCAACCGCGCCAATTTTCCATTTTCGCCACTTCTTCTGTTTCATAGATTGACGTACACCTACTTTCCCCGTTTACATGGCTTCATTATATAGAAGCTAGATGAAGATAAGATGAGATTTAGCTGAATTGCCTCTGAAGAGACCCATCAAATAGCCGTTGACCAACCGCTAAAAGAAGGGTTATGCTTACCGATAGATTGCAGAGCTCGCAAGAGAAGACAGCAACAATAAGCAATTTGAGGTGGATAAATTGATAGGTAGTGGAGCTTGGCGCGCGCAGTGGACGACGGATGTAAGATTGAATGTGCTGGCAGGAATGACAGCTACGCTAGCGCTTATCCCGGATTCATTGGCATTTTCGTTTATGGCTGGCGTGCCGCCGCAGGTAGGCATTTATGCAACGGTTTGTATTTTGCTCGTGATTACGTTCTTAGGCGGAAGACCGGGGATGATCTCGGCAGCAGCCGGCTCGATGGCGGTACTGATGCTTACGCTTGTGAAAGAACATGGCATTGCGTATCTCTTCGCAGCAACGGTATTGACCGGTATTATTCAGTATCTTATGGGTGTGTTTAAGCTTGGCAAGCTCGTGAACTACGTGCCGCAGCCTGTTCTAACGGGCTTCGTGAATGCACTGGCCATCATGATCTTTATGTCTCAGCTTCGTTATTTAACAGACGGCTCCTGGATGATGTACGTGCTCGTCGCGGCGGCACTCCTGATCATCTACGTGCTGCCCCGGTATTTCAAAGCCGTCCCTTCGCCGCTCGCAGCTGTTGCGGTGCTGACGCTCGTCGTATGGGTGTTCGGCATTGGCGATGTGACGCGCATTGGCGATATTGCGGCGATTGACGCATCGCTGCCGTCGTTCCTATTGCCGGACGTACCGCTCTCCTGGGATACTTTCTTCATTATATTGCCGTATTCTCTATCTCTTGCTGTAGTCGGTTTCACGGAG
This window harbors:
- a CDS encoding type 2 periplasmic-binding domain-containing protein, producing the protein MLRITKLLVVTALISILLMVSACSSNNGNDNSGSTASNDSASTNANSGNTGAAVDQEKVVDVSFFAVPGGDIVDLKTNWFTKYVKDNFKLDISFQIAPSSDAATKQSLLLSSGDYPDVFWSANFSPSDILKYSKQGIIVPLNKYIDEYAPNLAKAIESAPGLKSAITAPDGNIYGLPNYNTCWHCFWGNKAWIDKSLLDKFNLQMPATTEDFEHVMQVFKDNGVTGYSGSSDGYDVIPFLMNAFTYDNASDYFDVQDGKVSYAPTTDGWKKGLAYLNDLYEKGLIDKQSLSQKGDIVKQLAAQGKVGVVPSLYSGAFLDMNGPNYKNWVTIPPLTGPDGVQYAAFSGNSPRSLSFAVTNKASEEAIVRLMKLVNFIYTPEGTQMMNYGPEGKYWTKAENGVKGLGGEQALFITQSDKFYSAGAKQNEGWNQMGPVFQDMTWRNGFVKATSPFTADGLESLLLLETMKNYAGHQPKEVYPGAIYMEDAQNQKFALLKTNIEQYMKQWTAQFILGNKSVDKNWQEYVDGFKKLDLDGYLKIAQDAMTTPFDTSAYQSDSKTVEFLSSLK
- a CDS encoding mandelate racemase/muconate lactonizing enzyme family protein; translated protein: MKITSAKSFILHVPITPPITDAINVATHWGVTGVRIETDEGITGYGYTGTTAKGDEMIADTIDRYYAPALVGKDPTMIKQIWDDLRFGPMHWIGRSGITHMALAAVDIALWDIVSKAANKPLWQYLGGHKPEKIKAYNTNGGWLNWSKDRLISDITSIVEQGFSAVKMKVGKPDPREDFDRVQAVRKAIGDDIGLMIDVNQQWNITTAMTWGKKLEQFDLMWLEEPLNPDDIAGHRKLADELNVPIALGEHVYNKYAFRDYIHQGAVEYVQVDVTRVGGVTEWLQVAGLAAAYDLPICPHVGDMGQIHQHLVASTQNAIMLEYIPWIRHIFEEPATVVDGYYKLPEQPGASTTIIPRYFDEYRIR
- a CDS encoding SulP family inorganic anion transporter, giving the protein MIGSGAWRAQWTTDVRLNVLAGMTATLALIPDSLAFSFMAGVPPQVGIYATVCILLVITFLGGRPGMISAAAGSMAVLMLTLVKEHGIAYLFAATVLTGIIQYLMGVFKLGKLVNYVPQPVLTGFVNALAIMIFMSQLRYLTDGSWMMYVLVAAALLIIYVLPRYFKAVPSPLAAVAVLTLVVWVFGIGDVTRIGDIAAIDASLPSFLLPDVPLSWDTFFIILPYSLSLAVVGFTETMLTQNLLDEMTGEKTDKNKEMRGQGIANFIAGFFGGMAGCALVAESVLNVKMGGRNRLSMLVAALFLLLLVVVLGDLLSLIPMAALVGIMLMVCVAIFDWKSVFQVHKVPAAETIVMVVTVGSVVVTHDLAVGVIAGVIVSALLVLLRRRGVKREELQEQ
- a CDS encoding ferric reductase-like transmembrane domain-containing protein; its protein translation is MNSFFVNLPTWPIIRTLGVASYVMIALGICLGILYSFPQWSRESKADIYKLHSFLTISGTAVGLLHGVFTVIDTYMPFSWMELLVPFAAQNHPVLNGLGILAAYGMLIVILTTDLRNKLKKKLWFLIHLSSYPIFVMAFLHGYLLGTDTQLPAIRLVYIVSAVAVLLLTIARAFVRRSAPKKSKAQAGSRGANIGR
- a CDS encoding FAD:protein FMN transferase, which encodes MKVSTTLHQFRTTAMNTKIEVKFVMAQQAKVRGIGRFAEDWFRKTERRFTRFWEESELSQLNRFMGERCMISDAMLEVLQLAEHYRSETDGIFDLCMLEAIETCGYDRSFELIAAASMAADAGAKSSFAAMNVDAVLPHPPDCMDIDPRMKSVLLHAPLDLGGIVKGWSVLRLANYMKQKLAVTQGMINAGGDLAVWGAPESDPWLVAIEHPWQPEEDYGVLALRDGAAATSSKLGRRWNAADGNEQHHLLDPRTLQPSRSDVVQCTVTGPDAVACEVWAKTICILGAAEGTRLFKNKTEHYEALLFATDRRVHYCGSRSSFESSSKWRGVTIDHAHWLP
- a CDS encoding carbohydrate ABC transporter permease, which produces MNHAIRIRESWEDRLLLTIVYVALGLVTIAVAYPIIFIISSSFSSSSAVMGGKVWFLPVEPTLYGYSAVFKYKQIWTGYLNSIFYTGVGSTLSVALTIMMAYPISRKTFVGRNIFVWLLLFAMLFSGGLIPYYLVVRNLHLLGTAWAMILPGALSIFSVIVAKTFFQSSIPNDLYEAAQIDGCTDAGFLFRVVLFLSKPVIAVLFLWSAVGNWNSYFNALIFLNDASKYPLQLVLREILVVNNVDTSSMSLSAEQLKHFEDMKTLLKYSVIVISSIPVLILYPFIQKYFVQGVMVGAIKE